The following is a genomic window from Effusibacillus pohliae DSM 22757.
GAGCATCTGATGAAAAAAGTCGAAGCGCTGAATGCTTCCGGCGAAAAGAAAGTGATCAAGACCTGGTCGCGGCGTTCGACGATTTTTCCGGAATTCGTCGGCCATACGTTCGCTGTGTATGACGGCCGCAAACACGTTCCGGTGTATGTGACGGAAGATATGGTGGGGCACAAACTGGGTGAGTTCGCGCCGACCCGTACGTTCAAAGGTCACGCAGGTGACGAAAAAGCGTCTCGCCGGTAATTGATTTCCGGACAGAGAGGAGGTCTCATGATGGAAGCCAAAGCAGTAGCGCGTTATGTTCGCATTGCGCCGCGCAAAGTTCGTTTGGTGGTGGATCTGATCCGCGGCAAGAAAGTCGGGGAAGCGATCGCGATTCTCAAGCATACGCCGAAAGCTGCGTCGCCGGTGGTGGAAAAGCTGCTGAAGTCGGCGATTGCCAACGCGGATCACAATTACAACATGGATGTTGACAACTTGGTCATCAGCAAGATCTATGTGGATCAAGGACCGACCCTGAAGCGGTACCGTCCGCGCGCGCAAGGACGTGCTTCTCGGATTCACAAGCGTACCAGTCACATTACTGTGGTGGTCAGCGAAAAGTAAGGAGGGATAACGGATGGGACAAAAGGTCAACCCTGTAGGTTTGCGAATCGGCATCATTCGCGATTGGGAGTCCAAGTGGTTTGCCAACAAAAAGGACTACACGGAACTCCTGCACGAAGACATCAAGATTCGCGACACCATTTTTAACCGTTTGAAAGATGCTTCTGTGGCATCTGTGGAAATTGAGCGGGCTGCAAACCGTGTAAACGTGAACATTCACACCGCGAAGCCGGGCATGGTGATCGGGAAAGGCGGTGCGGAAGTCGATGCGCTCCGCAACCTGCTGAGCAAGATGACCGGCAAACGGGTGCATATCAACATCACGGAAATCAAGGTGCCGGAGTTGAACGCCCAGCTCGTGGCAGACAGCATCGCGCAGCAACTGGAACGCCGCGTGGCTTTCCGCCGAGCGATGAAGCAAGCGATCCAGCGCACGATGCGCGCGGGCGCGAAAGGGATCAAAGTGCAAGTGTCCGGCCGTCTCGCGGGTGCGGAAATTGCCCGTACCGAAGGATATTCGGAAGGCACGGTGCCGCTGCATACGTTGCGCGCCGATATCGACTATGCGACTGCGGAAGCGCACACCACGTACGGGAGGATCGGCGTGAAAGTGTGGATCTACCGCGGCCAGATCCTTCCGGCCAAAGGCGGCAACAAAGCGGCTGTCGAAGAAGGGGGTAAATAAGCCATGTTGATGCCAAAGCGCACAAAACACCGGAAAACCCACCGTCCGAGAAACCTCACCGGTAAATCCAAGGCGGGCAACGAGGTAACCTTTGGCGAATACGGTTTGCAAGCCCTCGAACCGGCGTGGATCACCAACCGCCAGATTGAAGCGGCCCGGATTGCGATGACCCGTTACATTCGCCGGGGCGGTAAAGTGTGGATCAAGATTTTCCCGTCCACCCCGATCACGCAGAAGCCTGCGGAAACCCGGATGGGTGCGGGGAAAGGCTCGCCGGAAAAATGGGTGGCTGTGGTCAAGCCCGGGCGGATTTTGTTCGAACTGGCGGGCGTCAGCGAGGAAGTGGCCCGTGAAGCGATGCGCCTGGCCATGCACAAACTGCCGATCAAGTGCAAGTTTGTAAAACGCGAAGAAGTGGGTGGTGAGGCAGATGAAAGCTAAAGATTTTCGTGAAATGTCCACCGCTGAAATCCAGCACAAGATCAACGCGTTGAAAGAAGAACTTTTCAATCTGCGTTTCCAACTGGCAACGGGTCAACTGGAGAATCCGATGCGGATTCGCGAGGTTCGCAAAGACATTGCCCGCGCTAAAACCATCCTGAGAGAACGGGAACTCGGGATCGGCTAATCCGCTGACGGAAGGAGGATCGCGATGAGCGTAGAGCGTAATTACCGGAAAGTACGGATCGGCAAAGTCGTCTCCGACAAGATGGACAAAACGATCGTCGTGGCGGTGGAGCAGGCGAAAAAGCACCCGCTGTACGGTAAGACGATCAAAGTGACAAAAAAATTCAAGGCGCATGATGAAAACAACACCGCCAAGATCGGTGACATCGTCAAAATCATGGAAACCCGCCCCTTGTCCAAAGACAAGCGCTGGCGTCTGGTTGAAGTGGTGGAAAAAGCTGTTATCCTGTAATCGGAAGGAGGTTCTTCCATGATTCAACCGCAAACACGGCTTGTTGTGGCTGATAACTCTGGTGCGAAAGAGATCATGTGTTTCCGCGTACTGGGTGGTTCCAACCGTCGCTCTGCCAACATCGGCGACATCATCGTCGCTTCTGTCAAGAGCGCAACACCCGGTGGCGTTGTCAAGAAGGGTGACGTCGTCAAGGCGGTCATCGTTCGTTCAAAGCGCGGAGTTCGCCGGGAAGACGGATCGTACATTCGGTTTGACGAAAATGCGGCCGTGATTATCAAGGAAGACAAAAGCCCGCGCGGAACCCGTATTTTCGGTCCGGTTGCCCGCGAACTGCGTGAGAAAGACTTCATGAAAATCATCTCCCTGGCACCGGAAGTTCTGTAAAGGCCACAGATGATTCACATCCGAGGAGGTGTGCTGGATGTCCAAACCGAAGCTGCATGTGAAAAAAGGCGATCAGGTAATAGTGATCGCAGGCAAGGATAAAGGCAAGAAAGGAAAGATTCTGGAAGCGTACCCGTCGGAAGGCCGCGTGCTGGTGGAAGGCGTCAACATCATCAAACGTCACACCCGCCCGAATGCGGCGTATCCGCAAGGTGGCATCATCGAGCGGGAAGCTCCGATTCATGCTTCGAATGTGATGGTGCTCGATCCGAAGACGGGCGAACCGACCCGCATCGGCAAGAAGATCCTGAAAGACGGCAGCAAAGTACGGTATGCGAAAAAATCTGGTGAAGTGCTCGACAAGTAACCAGGTGAAGAAAGGAGGTTCCAAACGTGGCACGTTTGCAAGAACGGTTTAAAAACGAAGTGATTCCTGCTCTGATGCAGAAATTTAACTACAAGAACGTGATGCAGGTTCCCAAGGTGGAAAAGATCGTGGTGAACGTGGGTCTCGGCGAAGCAATCCAAAACCCGAAAGCCTTGGATGCAACCGTTGAGGATATTCAGCAAATCACCGGTCAAAAACCGGTTATCACCCGCGCGAAGAAATCGATCGCCGGTTTTAAACTGCGCGAAGGCATGCCGATCGGCGTCAAAGTGACGCTGCGCGGTGAACGCATGTACCACTTCATGGATAAGCTGTTCAACGTGGCGCTTCCGCGCGTACGTGACTTCCGCGGTGTGTCGCCGAAAGCGTTCGACGGCCGCGGCAACTATACGCTCGGCTTGAAGGAACAGTTAATCTTCCCGGAAATCGACTATGATAAAATCGACAAAGTGCGCGGAATGGACGTCGTATTCGTGACGACAGCGAAAACGGACGAGGAAGCTCGCGAGTTGCTCGCACAGCTTGGTATGCCGTTCAGTCAGTCGTAATGGGCAGGGCTCAATCATTTGAAGCAGCGCTTCAAACAATGGGAGGTAACAATCAATGGCTAAAAAGTCCATGATCGCCAAGGCCCAACGGAAACCCAAGTTTCGCGTACGCGCGTATACGCGCTGCCGGCTCTGCGGACGTCCGCATTCCGTCTTGCGGAAATTTGGCATGTGCCGGATTTGCTTCCGCGAACTTGCATACAAGGGCCAATTGCCTGGCGTGAAAAAGGCAAGCTGGTAATCAGGAGCGACAGGAAGGAGGTAGTCTCAATGGTGATGACTGATCCGATTGCAGATATGCTGACCCGAATCCGCAACGCGAACATGGTCGGTCACGAAAAAGTGGAAGTGCCCGCATCGAATCTGAAACGGCAGATTGCGGAAATTCTCAAGCGTGAAGGATTCATTCGGGATGCGGAGTTTATTCCGGATAACAAGCAAGGGGTTATCCGTCTGTTTTTGAAGTACGGTGCCAACAATGAGCGCGTGATTACCGGACTGAAGCGGATTTCGAAGCCGGGATTGCGCGTCTACGCAAAACGCGAACAGATTCCGCGCGTCCTGGGCGGATTGGGGATTGCGATTTTGTCCACGTCGAAAGGCGTGATGACCGATAAGGAAGCCCGCCGTGCTCGCGTCGGCGGCGAAGTGATTTGCTACGTTTGGTAATCTCGTCGAGATCGGAGGTGTAACGAATGTCTCGTATTGGAAAGAAACCGATCGCCATTCCGAGCGGCGTCGAAGTGAAATATGACAACGGCGTCATCACCGTCAAGGGACCGAAAGGGACGCTCTCCCGCGAACTGCATAAAGATATGATTGTCAAAATCGAAGACAATCAGATCGTGATCGAGCGTCCGTCTGACGAAAAGCTGCATCGCAGCCTGCACGGTACAACCCGCTCCGTTGTCAACAACATGGTCGAAGGCGTCACCAACGGGTTTCAAAAAACCCTCGAACTGGTCGGCGTCGGCTACCGTGCGGCGAAGGCGGACAACAAGGTGACCCTGTCCCTCGGTTTCTCCCATCCGGTGGAAATCGTTCCGGAAGAGGGAATCGACATCGAGGTGCAAGGCACCAACAAGCTGGTGATCAAAGGCATCAACAAGGAGCAAGTGGGAACGTTCGCGGCCAAGATTCGTTCGCTGCGTGAACCGGAGCCGTACAAAGGTAAAGGGATTAAATACGAGAACGAAATCATCCGCCGTAAAGTCGGCAAGACCGGTAAGAAATAATCGTCTCGCGGCTTGAAGGGAGTGAAACGGAATGATCAGCAAACCTGACAAAAACATTGCGCGCAAGCGCCGTCACGTCCGCGTACGGAAGAAGGTGTTCGGCACGCCGGAACGTCCGCGTCTCAACGTGTTCCGTTCCAATCAACACATTTACGCGCAATTGATCGATGATACAAAAGGCGTCACCTTGGTGTCCGCATCGACTGTTGACAAGGAACTGCGGGATCAGATCGAGAATGGCGGCAATATCCAAGCGGCTCAGAAAGTCGGCGAATTGGTGGCCAAACGTGCGCTTGAAAAAGGATACAAAACGGTCGTGTTCGACCGCGGCGGCTATCTCTATCATGGACGGGTTCAAGCATTGGCGGATGCTGCGCGCGAAGCGGGTCTTGAATTCTAAGCACGAAGGAGGGAAACTACATGCGTATTGATCCGAATCAACTGGAACTTTCGGAAAAAGTGGTCGCCATCAACCGCGTAGCGAAAGTGGTAAAAGGCGGTCGCCGGTTCAGCTTTTCGGCGCTCGTGATCGTCGGCGACGGCAACGGACACGTCGGTGCCGGTCTTGGCAAAGCGGCGGAAGTGCCGGATGCGATCCGCAAGGGAATTGAAGACGCGAAGAAGAACCTGATTTCGGTTCCGATCGTTGGAACCACCGTTCCGCATGAAGTGATCGGCCATTTTGGAGCGGGCAAAGTGTTGATCAAGCCGGCTTCGGAAGGTACCGGAGTGATCGCCGGCGGTCCGGCGCGCGCCGTTCTGGAACTGGCTGGCGTGAAAGACATCGTAACGAAATCGCTCGGTTCGTCCAATGCGCTGAACATGGTGCATGCGACGCTGGACGGTCTGAAACGGCTGAAGCGCCCGGAAGAAGTGGCGAAACTTCGCGGCAAGACTGTCGAAGAGCTTTTAGGTTAAGGAGGGGAATACCGTGTCGAAAAAATTGGCGATTACCCTCAAACGCAGTGTGATCGGTCGTCCGGAGGATCAGCGTGTCACCGTCAGGACGCTCGGTCTGCGCAAGCTTCACCAAACTGTTGTGCAACCTGACAATCCGGCAATCAGAGGTATGGTGAACAAGGTCAGCCACCTCGTTGAAGTGAAAGAAATCACGGAATAAACGTTGCGCAAGCACAAGGAGGTGTACGTATGAAACTGCATGAACTGAGTTCGGCTCCCGGTGCGAGAAAGACCCGCAAACGCGTAGGCCGCGGGATCGGTTCCGGCCTTGGCAAGACGGCGGGCCGCGGTCACAAAGGCCAGAAGGCGCGTTCGGGCGGCGGCGTGCGCCCCGGCTTTGAGGGCGGTCAAACTCCGTTGTACCGTCGTCTGCCGAAACGCGGCTTCACGAACGCTCCGTTCAAGAAGGAACTGGTGGAAGTCAACGTATCCAAACTGAACGTGTTTGAACCGGGAACGGTGGTAACTCCGGAGAAGTTGCTGGAAGCCAAGATCATCAAGAAAATCAAGGATGGCGTTAAAATCTTGGGGCAAGGGGACATCGAAGTTGCTCTTACCGTGCAAGCTCAAGGATTCTCCGCTTCGGCCATTGAGAAGATTGAAGCTGCTGGCGGTAAGGCCGAGGTGATCTAAATGTTCTCCACCCTGCGAAATATTTTTAAAGTGCCTGATTTGCGCCGGCGTGTGTTGTTCACGCTGGCCATGCTGGCCGTTTTTCGGATCGGTTCTTACATTCCGGTTCCGAATGTCAACGCCCGACTGTTCGACCCAACGCAAAACGCGTTTTTGGGTATCCTGAACACATTTTCCGGTGGTGCGCTGCAAAACTTTTCGATCTTTGCGATGTCGATCACACCGTACATCACCGCCTCGATCATCGTCCAACTGCTGGCGATGGACGTGATTCCGAAGTTTGCGGAATGGTCGAAAGAAGGGGAGCACGGCCGCCGCAAGCTGGCCCAGGTGACCCGCTACTTGACGGTCGTCCTCGGCTTGATTCAAGCGGTCGGATTTGCGCTGTCATTTGACCGGATGATCCCGGGATTGATCATTGACAAAGGATTTGCGACGATCGCTATGATCGCCATCACGCTGACGGCAGGCACCGCATTTTTGATGTGGCTCGGTGAACAGATCACGGAAAAGGGGATTGGCAACGGCATTTCGCTGATCATTTTCGCCGGGATTATTGCACGGGTCGCGCCGGGTATCAACCAGATCTACAACGCTTGGTTTTACACGCATCCGGAAAGGCTGTTCCTCAACCTGGTATACGTGGCGCTGCTGCTGGTGGGGATTCTGATTGTGATCGTCGGCGTTATCTATGTGCAACAGGGCGTTCGCCGGATCCCTGTCCAGTACGCAAAGCGCATGGTGGGACCGAGAATGTATGGCGGGCAGACGACCCACATTCCGTTGAAAGTCAACGCGGCTGGCGTGATTCCGGTGATTTTCGCAACGTCGCTGTTGATTTTTCCGTCGACGGTCGCCAGCTGGTTTCAACCGAAGCCGTGGGCGAACTGGATTGTGGCGAACCTCGGCCCGAGATCCTGGATGTATGTCTTACTCGAAGTGCTGTTGATCATCGGGTTCACGTATTTCTATACGGCTGTGCAAATCAATCCGCAACAACTGGCAGACCAGATGCGAAAGAACTCGGGATACATTCCCGGTGTGCGTCCTGGTAAACCGACCGAACAGTTCATCACCCGCGTGATGAACCGGATTACGTTGGCTGGTGCGCTGTTCCTGGCGGCTGTGTCGGTGCTCCCGTACCTGTTCTCGAACGTTACGACCTTGAATCTGTACTTTGGCGGCACGTCGCTGTTAATCGTGGTAAGCGTGGCGCTGGAAACAATGAAGCAACTGGAAAGTCAGCTGTTGCAGCGTCACTACAAAGGGTTCATTCGTTAAACAAACAAAAAAGAGAAGGTTTTTTGAGGGAGGCGGGGAACATGCAAGTCATCTTTATGGGCTTGCCTGGCGCAGGCAAAGGGACTCAAGCAGAAAGAATCGTAGAGGAGTTTGGCATTCCGCACATCTCAACAGGCGACATGTTCCGTGCCGCGATGGCGGAAGGAACTCCGCTTGGATTGAAGGCGAAGGAATATGTTGACAGGGGGCAACTGGTGCCCGATGAAGTGACGATCGGCATCGTGCGAGAGCGGTTGAGCCGTTCGGATACGAAAAAAGGCTTTCTGCTTGACGGGTTTCCTCGCACTGTTCCCCAAGCCGAAGCTTTGGAAACAGCGCTGGATGAGATGGGGCGCAAGATCGATGTCGTGATTCACCTCGAGGTCAAGCGCGAAACGTTGCTGGAGCGGCTGACGGGCCGCCGCATCTGCCGTTCCTGCGGGGCCACTTATCACGTGATTTTTAATCCTCCGAAAGAGGAAGGAAAATGTGACAAGTGCGGCGGCGAACTGTATCAGCGTGCAGACGATTCGGTCGAGACGGTCGCAACGAGACTGGATGTCAACATTCGGCAGCAGGAACCGCTGTTGCGGTTTTACGAAACGCGAGGTCTGCTCCGTTCCGTCAACGGAGAAGCTGAAATTGATGAAGTGTTTGCCCAGATATCAAACATCCTTCGAGGTGTCGAATGATCATCTGCAAGTCAAAAACCGAACTGGCGATCATGCGCGAGGCCGGGCGAATCGTTGCGCTCACACACGAAGAACTGGCCAAAGCCATTCGGCCCGGAATCACAACCCGAGAGCTGGATGAGATTGCGGAGGAACTGATCCGCAAACACGGTGCGACCCCTTCGTTTAAAGGGTATCACGGTTATCCGGCTTCCATTTGTGCATCTGTCAATGAGGAATTGGTCCATGGAATACCGGGGCCGCGGGTGTTGCGCGAGGGAGACATCATCTCGATCGACATCGGAGCGTACTACCAGGGATTTCATGGAGACTCCGCCTGGACATATCCGGTTGGCAACATATCAGACGAGGCGGCTCGCCTGCTGCGGGTGACGGAAGAGGCGCTGTTTAAGGGAATTGAACAGGCCCGCGAAGGAAATCGGCTGTCTGATATCGGTCACGCAGTCCAAAAACATGTGGAAGCTGCCGGATTTTCCGTGGTTCGCGATTATGTGGGACATGGGATCGGCAGGCAAATGCATGAGGATCCGCAGATTCCGAACTATGGGCCTCCCAATCGGGGACCGCGCTTGAAGGTCGGAATGACGCTTGCGATTGAGCCGATGGTGAATGTCGGCGCTTACCACTGCAAAACTTTGGCGGACAACTGGACGGTGGTGACCGCTGACGGATCGCTGGCCGCCCATTTTGAGCACACTGTCGCGATTACGGAAAACGGACCTGAGATTCTGACCCGTCTGTAAAGGTGAATAGTGATGACCCAACCGTTGCCTGAACCGTTAATCGGTCAAATCGTGGAAGTCACGAAAGGGAGAGAGACAGGTCAATACGCAATCGTCGTCGGCATTCTCAGCGAACGGTTTGTGCTGCTGGCGGACGGAAGCAAGCGGAAGTTCGACCAGCCGAAGAAAAAGAACATCCAGCACATCCGTTTCACCGGCGAATTTGCAATGGAGGTTTACACCAGCATCCAGCAGTCAGGTCGCGTTACCAACTCAAAATTGCGATACTGCCTCAATCGGTTTGCAAGTCAACTGCATCCGGAGCATGTCAGGTCAAAGGGGGAGTTCACAGATGGCGAAAGATGATGTGATTGAAGTCGAAGGTACTGTCATAGAGCCTTTGCCAAACGCGATGTTTCGGGTTGAATTGGAGAATGGCCATAAAGTTCTTGCCCACGTCTCTGGAAAAATTCGTATGAATTATATCCGGATTTTGCCGGGAGACCGGGTCACGGTGGAATTGTCGCCATACGATTTGACCCGTGGCCGCATCACCTATCGGTTTAAGTAACGACTTGCTGAGAAGGAGGGATCAGCGCGATGAAAGTTCGGCCGTCAGTCAAGCCGATTTGCGAGAAATGCAAGATCATCCGCCGCAAAGGGGCGGTCATGGTCATCTGCGAAAATCCAAAGCACAAGCAAAAACAGGGATAACGAAGATCGTCGGTTTTGGGTCAGCGCGGAGAGATAGAGCGGCTGTCCCCGTTCGGTGTGCGGGGATTCTATTCTCCTCCAAGTTGTTTGAAATACATGTGCAGATTGGTATATAATTTTAGTTTGAGATTGTTTTAGGAGGTGTAACAGACACATGGCACGTATTGCAGGTGTTGACTTGCCACGTGACAAGCGGGTGGAAATCGGCCTCACCTATATTTTCGGGATCGGTCGTTCCACAGCGAATAAAATTCTGGCTGACACCGGAATTAATCCGGATACTCGGGTACGTGATCTGACGGAAGAAGAAATCAGCAAACTGCGCGATGTGATAGATAAGAACTACACGGTGGAAGGAGATCTGCGCCGTGAAATCGCGCTGAACATCAAGCGGCTGATCGAAATCGGATCGTACCGTGGCATCCGCCATCGGAAAGGTCTGCCGGTTCGCGGCCAGCGCACGAAAACGAATGCTCGTACCCGTAAGGGTCCGCGCCGGACAGTTGCCGGCAAGAAGAAGTAAAAAGGGGGGTAAGTAAAGCATGGCAAAAGCGGTAAAAGGACGCGGCAAAACGGCGACCCGCACCAAACGTCGCGACCGGAAAAATGTTGAATCCGGCATTGCGCACATCAAGTCCACGTTCAATAACACGATCGTGACCATTACCGACCCTGCCGGCAATGCGATCTCCTGGGCAAGCGCGGGCGCACTCGGTTTTAAAGGGTCTCGCAAATCGACTCCGTTCGCTGCGCAAATGGCGGCGGAAGCGGCTGCGCAGGCAGCGATGGAGCATGGCATGAAAACGGTCGAAGTCTACGTGAAAGGACCTGGCGCCGGTCGGGAAGCGGCGATTCGTTCGCTGCAAGCGGCAGGTCTGGAAGTCGCGATGATCCGGGACGTTACCCCGATTCCGCACAACGGATGCCGTCCGCCCAAGCGTCGTCGCGTGTAACGAAACTTTTAGCATATACGGATTGGATCCGCTTTATACGTGAAAGAGTATAAACTCAACAGGAGGTGTCAACACTAGAATGGCAAGATACACGGGTGCCGTCTGTCGGCTGTGCCGGCGTGAAGGCGTAAAACTGTATCTGAAAGGTGAGCGCTGCTACAGCGATAAATGTGCCATCGACCGCCGTCCGTATGCTCCCGGGCAGCACGGACAAGGCCGCAAAAAAGTGTCCGAATACGGACTGCAACTTCGTGAAAAGCAAAAAGCGCGCCGGGTGTACGGCGTACTGGAAAAGCAATTCCACAAGTACTATGAGGAAGCTGCCCGCCGCAAGGGGATCACGGGGGAAACCTTGCTGCAGCTGTTGGAAAGCCGTCTTGACAATGTGGTGTACCGCCTTGGATTCGCTTCTTCCCGAGCGGAAGCCCGCCAACTGGTGCGGCATGGTCATATCAACGTAAACGGCAAGCGCGTCGACATTCCGTCCTACCTGACGAACGTCGGCGATGTGATCGCCATCAACGAGAAGAGCTGGGAGTCCCCCCGCATCAAGGAACTCCTGGAAGCGGCTGAGGGCAAAACGGTGGTCGGCTGGCTGGAGCGCGATCTGAATGCGAAGTCTGGGCGGATCGTTCGGCTGCCGGGGCGTGAAGAGATCGACACCCCTGTGGCGGAACAGATGATCGTTGAATTGTACTCGCGTTAATCGCTACCTGTTCTGACCAGTATGAGCATGTGCCGGGCTCGTCGTACCAGCTTGCATCAGTTGTCGAGAAGGAGGTTCCTGCATGATCGAAATTGAAAAGCCGAAAATTGAGGCGGTTGAAATTAACCCCGAAGGCACTTATGGAAAGTTTGTGGTGGAACCGCTGGAGCGCGGGTATGGCACGACGCTCGGGAATTCGCTCCGCCGGATTCTGCTGTCGTCTTTGCCCGGAGCGGCGGCCACTTCGGTAAAAATTGAAGGGGTGCTCCATGAATTCTCGACGATTCCGGGAGTGGTCGAAGATACAACCGAGATCATCCTCAATATCAAACGGCTTTCGTTAAAGATTCATTCCGACGAAGAAAAAACGCTGGTAATCGAAGCAGAAGGGCCGAAGGTGGTAACGGCTGCCGACATTCAGGCAGATTCCGACGTGGAAGTGTTAAACCCCGATCTGCATATTGCCACGTTGGCTGACGGGGCGAAGTTTTACATGGAAATCAAGGCAAACCGTGGCCGTGGATATGTTCCTGCCGATCGCAACAAGCGTGAGGATATGGAAATTGGCGTGATTCCGGTTGATTCGATTTTCACTCCGATCTCGCGAGTGAATTACAGCGTCGAAAATACCCGCGTCGGACAAGTAACCAACTACGACAAACTGACGCTTGAGCTGTGGACCGACGGGAGCATTCGTCCGGATGAGGCGGTCAGCCTGGCTGCCAAAATTCTGACTGAACATTTGATGCTGTTTGTGGGACTCACGGATAAAGTGAAAGATACGGAGATTATGGTCGAGAAGGAAGACGACAAGAAAGAAAAGGTGCTCGAGATGACGATCGAGGAACTGGATCTTTCCGTCCGTTCCTACAACTGCCTGAAGCGGGCGGGCATCAACACCGTTCAGGAGTTATGCTCGAAGACCGAGGAAGAGATGATGAAAGTGCGGAATCTCGGTCGCAAGTCGCTTGAGGAAGTGCAGGAAAAGCTGGCAGAACTCGGCCTGTCTCTCCGGCAGGAAGACTGAGACAGCAAGAAAGGTTCACCCCGCTGGGAACCGTCGGCTGCACGGCGTCGAACGCGGGATGAACCATTAGCAGAGGAAGCCCGCTAAGAACGACCGCATCCCTGCGGCCAACGCGGGACGAATCATCCTGATTCGAAGGAGGGGATTGAAGTGGCATACCGCAAGCTGAATCGTCGCACGGGAGCACGGAAGGCGTTGTTCCGTGATCTTGTGACCGACCTGTTCATCTACGAGCGGATCGAAACGACGGAAGCGAAAGCGAAAGAAATTCGCTCGATCGCCGAAAAAATGATCTCTCTCGCCAAGCGCGGCGACCTGCATGCGCGCCGGCAAGTGGCTGCGTTTGTCCGCCCGGAAACGGCAAACGCGGAAACCGGCCAGGACGCGGTGCAAAAACTGTTTGCCGAGATCGCTCCCCGTTTCGCGGAACGGCAAGGCGGCTACACGCGGATCCTGAAAATCGGTCCTCGCCGCGGCGACGGAGCGCCGATGGCAATCGTTGAACTGGTGAAGTAAGCGGGAAAAGGGGATGACTGGGGTCATTGCCCTTTTTTCGCGTGGGGGGTCGTAAAGCACAACGGGGTTTGCTCCTGCGGGCAAACCTCGAAAATTTATCCCACGAAAGTGAAGTGAAGCTGCGAAGAACATTCCGAATACTTTCGTGGGAACCCAAATCCATTCCGCCGAAGTAACGTGCAGCTTTGCAGAATATTTCGAGTACTTCGGGGGAGCCCGAAAGCAAATGGCAAAGTGAAGGTGAGCGCCGCGTGAGGAACATCAAATTGACGGTGGCGTATGATGGGACCGATTTTCACGGTTTTCAGGCCCAACCGCATCTGCGCACGGTACAGGGAGAACTGGAGCAGGCGATCCGCAAGCTTACCGGCGAACCGGTGCAGGTGATCGGCTCTGGGCGGACCGATGCGGGGGTGCATGCCTGGGGGCAAACCGTCAATTTTCTCACGTCGTCCCGGATTCCTGTGGAAAAATGGCCGCTGGCGATGAACGCCAATCTGCCGCCTGACGTGGTGGTGCGGGATGCGCAGGAAGTGCCCGAATCGTT
Proteins encoded in this region:
- the rpsD gene encoding 30S ribosomal protein S4, which produces MARYTGAVCRLCRREGVKLYLKGERCYSDKCAIDRRPYAPGQHGQGRKKVSEYGLQLREKQKARRVYGVLEKQFHKYYEEAARRKGITGETLLQLLESRLDNVVYRLGFASSRAEARQLVRHGHINVNGKRVDIPSYLTNVGDVIAINEKSWESPRIKELLEAAEGKTVVGWLERDLNAKSGRIVRLPGREEIDTPVAEQMIVELYSR
- the rplQ gene encoding 50S ribosomal protein L17, which translates into the protein MAYRKLNRRTGARKALFRDLVTDLFIYERIETTEAKAKEIRSIAEKMISLAKRGDLHARRQVAAFVRPETANAETGQDAVQKLFAEIAPRFAERQGGYTRILKIGPRRGDGAPMAIVELVK
- a CDS encoding DNA-directed RNA polymerase subunit alpha; this translates as MIEIEKPKIEAVEINPEGTYGKFVVEPLERGYGTTLGNSLRRILLSSLPGAAATSVKIEGVLHEFSTIPGVVEDTTEIILNIKRLSLKIHSDEEKTLVIEAEGPKVVTAADIQADSDVEVLNPDLHIATLADGAKFYMEIKANRGRGYVPADRNKREDMEIGVIPVDSIFTPISRVNYSVENTRVGQVTNYDKLTLELWTDGSIRPDEAVSLAAKILTEHLMLFVGLTDKVKDTEIMVEKEDDKKEKVLEMTIEELDLSVRSYNCLKRAGINTVQELCSKTEEEMMKVRNLGRKSLEEVQEKLAELGLSLRQED